One window of the Synechococcus sp. CC9311 genome contains the following:
- a CDS encoding cation:proton antiporter: MAASLSHLMHHPLGIFAQLVAISVLIPPLTRRLRLPDLVGLLAAGVLVGPHVLHWIDAKSETITLLSDIGAIYLLFTVGLEIDLEEFNRVKRRSVTFGALIFVLGVGTGFGIGQIFGFPLVPSLLLGALMATHTPLGYPIVRSYGAQRDESVIVSVGSTIFTDIAALLLLAVALGLGKGNLTPISFTSLLISIGVFACVVVWGIRMVGQHLWMRNVIDENRVFLAVLLTLFVASLGAELAGVEKIVGAFLAGLAVNSVLPEGKVKEQVIFVGGALFIPIFFIHLGLLLDLGSLADSIGNIEFTALMLTGALGCKALAAVIAGRWFRYSPNQMLLMWSLAMPKVAATLATAFIGFQAGLLNNTVLNSVLAVMVVTATLGPTLTTRSVVALMEPNERSTYGTTNLDGNQEVPGEVVRRPLKVLVPVANPDTELSLLKLAARLSQGEGEHNGQLLPLALVSPSLEEARGGLNRALSAARARLRQAGTNGESLTATTRCLLRVDDDIAAGMSRSALEEGADLLLIGAGRPDPLRKWLLGDLVDGVCRTAHCPVVVANLGQRELKDLNQILVPIKDLSASAREQFELALRLLSTAPDPTSTTISLLHIHDPRFNRHERSWMEHQLMSWCPRNIDSHQIQIKLIQGPGIDSKIHWFSKNQDLVILRSQRRRVAGLPIPASDRTSNLVHQLSCPALMISDPLH; encoded by the coding sequence ATGGCTGCTTCGCTATCCCACTTGATGCATCACCCACTGGGCATTTTTGCTCAGCTTGTTGCGATCAGCGTCTTAATTCCGCCTTTAACCAGACGGTTAAGGCTTCCTGATCTCGTCGGACTATTAGCCGCTGGTGTACTGGTCGGGCCCCATGTATTGCATTGGATCGACGCCAAAAGTGAAACAATCACCCTTCTCTCCGATATCGGAGCCATCTATTTACTGTTCACCGTTGGGCTGGAAATCGACCTCGAAGAGTTCAACAGGGTCAAACGTCGCTCCGTAACATTTGGAGCCCTGATCTTTGTACTCGGAGTTGGAACGGGATTCGGCATCGGCCAGATCTTTGGCTTCCCCTTAGTGCCCAGCCTCCTCTTGGGAGCCCTGATGGCAACCCACACTCCGCTCGGATATCCGATCGTGAGGAGTTACGGAGCCCAGCGTGACGAATCCGTGATCGTAAGCGTAGGAAGCACGATTTTCACCGACATTGCAGCCTTGTTGTTGCTCGCTGTTGCCCTAGGGCTGGGCAAAGGAAACCTCACACCGATCAGCTTCACTTCACTGCTGATCAGCATCGGCGTGTTTGCTTGTGTCGTCGTCTGGGGCATTCGGATGGTTGGACAGCATCTATGGATGCGAAATGTGATCGATGAAAACCGGGTTTTTCTGGCGGTCCTACTCACCTTATTTGTGGCTTCACTTGGTGCTGAATTAGCAGGAGTTGAAAAAATCGTCGGCGCCTTTCTGGCTGGGCTGGCAGTGAATTCCGTCCTTCCAGAAGGCAAGGTCAAAGAGCAAGTGATCTTTGTGGGCGGAGCCTTATTCATCCCCATTTTCTTCATTCATTTAGGACTGCTGCTCGATCTAGGCAGCCTCGCCGACAGCATCGGCAACATTGAATTCACAGCCCTCATGCTCACTGGAGCCTTGGGATGTAAAGCACTTGCAGCAGTGATTGCCGGACGCTGGTTCCGCTACAGCCCCAATCAAATGCTGCTGATGTGGTCACTCGCCATGCCCAAGGTGGCTGCCACGCTTGCCACCGCGTTCATTGGTTTCCAAGCCGGCCTTCTCAACAACACAGTTCTCAACAGCGTTCTAGCCGTGATGGTCGTCACAGCGACACTCGGTCCAACCCTCACCACACGCTCGGTCGTAGCGCTGATGGAACCGAATGAGCGCTCCACCTACGGCACCACAAATCTCGATGGAAATCAGGAGGTCCCTGGAGAAGTGGTCCGCCGCCCCCTAAAAGTATTAGTTCCAGTTGCCAACCCAGACACAGAGTTGAGCCTGCTGAAGCTGGCCGCTCGACTCTCCCAGGGAGAAGGCGAGCACAACGGACAGCTCTTACCACTTGCACTGGTGAGTCCAAGCCTCGAAGAGGCTCGCGGTGGCTTAAATCGAGCCTTATCTGCAGCGAGAGCCAGGCTGCGTCAGGCAGGAACAAACGGAGAGAGCCTCACTGCAACCACGCGTTGTCTACTGCGCGTGGATGATGACATCGCTGCGGGCATGAGCAGAAGCGCTTTGGAAGAAGGAGCTGATCTTCTGTTGATTGGAGCAGGACGCCCTGACCCGCTACGCAAATGGCTCCTGGGCGACCTCGTGGACGGGGTCTGCAGAACCGCCCATTGCCCAGTTGTGGTAGCCAATCTTGGACAACGAGAACTGAAGGATCTGAACCAAATTCTGGTTCCAATCAAAGATCTATCAGCCAGTGCACGCGAACAATTTGAACTCGCCCTACGGCTACTCTCAACCGCACCAGACCCAACATCCACCACCATCAGTCTTCTGCACATCCACGACCCACGCTTCAACCGACACGAACGATCCTGGATGGAACACCAACTGATGAGTTGGTGTCCACGCAACATCGACAGCCATCAAATTCAAATCAAACTGATTCAGGGACCTGGAATCGATTCCAAAATTCACTGGTTCAGCAAAAACCAAGATCTCGTGATTCTGCGTTCACAACGACGCCGAGTTGCTGGACTCCCCATTCCGGCCAGTGATCGCACAAGCAATTTGGTCCACCAGTTGAGTTGCCCAGCCCTAATGATCAGCGATCCACTCCATTAA
- a CDS encoding ABC transporter ATP-binding protein, with protein sequence MAEQILPRQIKPALPRLLSHLKPYRTRVWMAVSCSIINKVFDLLPPVLIGLAVDVVVQQDSSWLAALGATTVPSQLIVLAVLSFVVWTAESLFEYLYGVLWRNLAQTTQHSLRLEAYDHLQKLEMDFFERDSTGRLLTVLGDDIHQLERFLERGANEILQLVTTVLLVGGAMTLMAPGVALFAFLPIPIILVGSLHFQRRLAPRYRDVRQRAGDLASRLSNNLGGMLTIKSFATEAWELEQLRTASDAYRQCNRQAIRISAAFIPLIRFAILFAFLAILLVGGIQAWQGLIAVGTYSFLVFITQRLLWPLTTLGRTLDDYQRSMASTQRVLDLIDTPIQIASGNTRLHPSTIKGEIRYEQVCFSYRNREPLLNNFNLRISAGQTIGIVGATGSGKSSLVKLLLRLYPLSSGKIVLDNHPIASLHLQDLRRCIALVSQDVYLFHGSIAENIAYGSPKATRSSLVWAAEQAEALPFIQGLPQGFDTVVGERGQRLSGGQRQRIALARAILKNVPVLILDEATAAVDNETEAAIQRSLMRITANRTTLVIAHRLSTVRHADQIIVMDAGRIVEQGTHEQLLHQSGAYADLWRVQAGLRSDETLSL encoded by the coding sequence ATGGCCGAACAAATCCTCCCTAGACAGATTAAGCCTGCCCTCCCAAGGCTTTTGAGCCATCTCAAACCGTACAGAACACGGGTATGGATGGCAGTGAGTTGCTCGATTATCAATAAAGTCTTTGATCTACTGCCTCCGGTTCTGATTGGCTTAGCCGTTGATGTTGTTGTTCAGCAGGATTCGTCGTGGCTGGCTGCCTTGGGTGCCACAACGGTGCCTAGCCAACTCATCGTGCTTGCAGTGTTGTCCTTCGTGGTCTGGACAGCGGAATCCCTCTTTGAATATCTCTACGGCGTTTTATGGCGCAATCTTGCACAAACCACTCAACACAGTTTGAGATTAGAGGCCTACGACCATCTCCAAAAACTTGAGATGGATTTCTTCGAGCGAGACAGCACTGGGCGCTTACTCACCGTTCTTGGTGATGACATCCATCAGCTTGAACGCTTTCTTGAACGTGGTGCCAACGAAATCCTGCAATTAGTGACCACCGTTCTGCTGGTAGGTGGCGCCATGACACTCATGGCACCTGGAGTGGCACTCTTCGCCTTTCTACCGATCCCAATCATCCTTGTGGGATCGCTACATTTTCAACGTCGCCTCGCTCCGCGATATCGCGACGTCCGTCAAAGGGCTGGAGATTTAGCTTCCCGACTGTCTAACAATCTCGGTGGGATGCTCACTATCAAAAGCTTCGCAACTGAAGCATGGGAACTCGAGCAACTTCGTACTGCGAGTGATGCATACCGACAGTGCAATCGTCAGGCAATTCGCATCTCTGCCGCCTTCATCCCACTCATTCGCTTTGCGATCTTATTTGCCTTTTTAGCGATTCTTCTAGTCGGAGGCATCCAAGCCTGGCAAGGACTCATCGCCGTAGGGACCTACAGCTTCTTGGTTTTTATCACCCAGCGACTGCTTTGGCCACTCACAACATTGGGACGAACTTTGGACGATTACCAACGTTCGATGGCATCAACTCAGCGTGTTCTCGATCTCATCGACACACCGATTCAGATCGCAAGCGGAAACACTCGCCTCCACCCAAGTACTATTAAAGGAGAGATACGCTATGAACAAGTATGCTTCTCCTATAGAAATCGCGAACCACTTCTAAACAATTTCAACCTAAGAATTAGCGCAGGCCAAACGATTGGGATTGTGGGTGCTACGGGTTCAGGTAAAAGCTCACTGGTCAAATTACTCCTGAGGCTCTATCCGCTCAGTAGCGGAAAGATTGTTCTTGACAATCACCCAATTGCATCACTCCACTTACAAGATCTTCGTCGTTGCATTGCACTCGTAAGTCAAGATGTCTACCTCTTCCACGGAAGCATCGCCGAAAATATTGCCTATGGCTCACCAAAAGCAACCAGATCGTCTCTTGTTTGGGCAGCAGAACAAGCTGAAGCCCTGCCCTTTATTCAAGGTCTACCTCAAGGTTTTGACACGGTTGTAGGCGAACGTGGTCAGCGTTTGTCGGGTGGTCAACGCCAGAGAATCGCCTTAGCTAGAGCCATTTTGAAAAATGTACCCGTCTTGATCCTCGATGAAGCAACAGCCGCTGTTGACAATGAAACAGAGGCGGCGATTCAACGTTCCCTAATGCGCATCACGGCAAATCGGACCACACTGGTGATTGCGCATCGACTAAGCACCGTGCGACATGCCGATCAGATCATTGTGATGGATGCCGGTCGCATTGTGGAACAGGGCACTCATGAACAACTTTTGCACCAATCAGGCGCTTACGCAGACCTCTGGAGGGTTCAAGCTGGCTTGCGAAGTGACGAAACGTTGAGCCTTTAG
- a CDS encoding RNA-binding protein, with translation MTIYIGNLSFQAEQEDLLDLFGQYGEVKSASLPLDRETGRKRGFGFVEMATDEDEQKAIDDLQNVEWMGRMIRVNKATPRERTGGGGGGGGRGGYGGGGGNGGGGGYGGGGGGNGGGGGYGGGNRW, from the coding sequence ATGACCATCTACATCGGCAATCTGTCTTTCCAGGCAGAACAAGAAGATCTTCTCGATCTATTCGGTCAATACGGAGAGGTGAAGAGCGCAAGTCTTCCTCTCGATCGCGAAACAGGTCGCAAGCGCGGCTTTGGCTTCGTAGAAATGGCCACAGACGAAGATGAGCAAAAGGCCATCGACGATCTCCAGAACGTGGAGTGGATGGGCCGCATGATCCGTGTCAACAAAGCAACCCCACGTGAGCGCACTGGCGGCGGTGGCGGTGGCGGTGGCCGCGGTGGTTACGGCGGCGGCGGCGGCAACGGCGGCGGCGGCGGTTACGGCGGCGGCGGCGGCGGCAACGGCGGCGGTGGCGGTTACGGCGGCGGCAACCGCTGGTGA